The genomic segment GACCAGACGATGAGCGACAGCACTCCCAGCACGTTGTCGGGCGTCACCTGCATGCCGTGCTCTCCGAAGAAGCACTCCTTCATCGCGTAGAGCGGGCTGGTGCCGAGGTCGCCGTACACCACCCCCAGCGCCGCCAGCGTCAAGAGGGCCAGGTACCGCCCGGCAGGCGGCGTATGCCCCGATGTATCCGTCACGTTGCCCGATGCCGAAAGAGGAAAGGCCCCCGCGCACCCGGTGCGCCGCGGCCACCCGCGCGGGACAGCGTCCCGCCGCGCGTTGAGTAGCAACCCCGGTGCCGCTGCACGCAGGAAGGCCCGCGCAGCGAAGGGCCGCGGCGCGGGCGGCGGGTATTGTGACGCCCCTTGCCTCCCACGTCAACCGCGGAACACATGAAGTGCGCGGAGTGCCAGGCGATTGCGCCGGATCACCGGTCGATCCTCACCTCGTCCGGCGACGCACGAGGGCTTCCGTCCGCCATGAAGACGGCCAGACGAACGAAAGGCCCCGGCGTGATGCCGGGGCCCCGTCTCGATCTCGGCCGATGCGCGTCAGTCGGTCGCGCCGTCGTCGGTGGCCGCGATGCCGTTCATCCCCAGCGTGTCCTTGACCTTGGTCTCGATCTCGGCCGCGAGGTCGGGGTTGTCCTGGAGGAACGCCTTGACGTTCTCGCGCCCCTGGCCCAGCCGCACGTCGCCGTAGCTGAACCAGGCGCCGGACTTCTGGATCACCTCGGTCTCCACGCCCAGGTCCACCACGATGCCGTAGTGGTCGATGCCCACGTTGAACATGATGTCGAACTCCGCCTGCTTGAAGGGCGGCGCGACCTTATTCTTCACGATCTTCGCGCGGGTTTTGTTGCCCACCAGCACTTCCTTGTCCTTGATCGACCCGATGCGGCGGATGTCGATGCGGAGGCTCGCATAGAACTTGAGCGCCCGCCCGCCGGTGGTCGTCTCCGGGCTGCCGAACATCACGCCGATCTTCTCGCGGATCTGGTTGGTGAAGATCACCGTGGTGTTGGAGCGGTTGATGGCGCCCGTGAGCTTGCGCAGCGCCTGGCTCATGAGCCGCGCCTGGAGGCCCACGTGGCTGTCGCCCATCTCGCCCTCGATCTCGGCGCGGGGCACCAGCGCGGCGACGGAGTCGATCACGACCACGTCCACTGCGGCGGAGCGCACGAGCACCTCGGCGATCTCCAGGCCCTGCTCGCCGGTGTCGGGCTGCGACACGAGCAGGTTGTCCACGTCCACGCCCAGCTTCTTGGCGTAGCCGATGTCCAGCGCGTGCTCGGCGTCGATGAAGGCCGCCACGCCGCCGGACTTCTGGGCGTTGGCGATCACGTGGAGGCAGAGCGTGGTCTTGCCCGACGACTCGGGCCCGTAGATCTCGGTGATTCGCCCGCGTGGGATGCCGCCGATGCCGATGGCGGCGTCGAGGTTGATGGCGCCGGTGGGGATCACCTGCACCTTCACCACGGGGGCGTTGATCCCCATGCGCATGATGGAGCCCTTGCCGTACGCCTTCTCGATCTGGCTGATGGCGCTGGTGAGGGCCTTCGCCTTGTTGTCGCTGCTCAGCTCGGTTGCTGCGGCCATGTTTCCTCGTGACGGAGCTTGGTCGTTTTCACCCCGGGCGGGGCACGGAAATGATACCCTCGCCCCTCCGGAGCGTTCCCGAAAGAAATGCGAAAGTTGACACCTGCGCAAGGGTTTCGTTCATGCCGGCCGCGCGTCGCGTAAAGGCCGTCCAAAAACCCCGCGAATCAAGCCGTTAGCTCACCCACCACCTCGGCCCACGCGGCCGCCGCGCGTGCGATCCCCGCATCGTCCACGTCCATGTGTGTGACCGCGCGGAGGCGGCGCGGCCCGAACTGCGTCATGCGCGTGCCGCGCCGCTCCAGCGCGCCGAGGACGTCCGCAGGCGCGAGCCGCGCATCGTTCAGGTCCACCATGACGATGTTGGTCTCCGGCACGGGAGCGGAGACGCCGGGCAGCGCGGCGACGGCTTCGGCCAGCTGCTTCGCGCGCTGGTGGTCGGCCGCCAGCAGCGGGAAGTTGTTGCGGAGCGCGTAGAGGGCCCCGGCGGCCATCATCCCCGCCTGCCGAATGCCGCCGCCCAGCCGGCGGCGGACGCGCCAGGCGCGCTCCATCGTCTCCGCATCTCCCGCCAGCACCGAGCCCATGGGCGCGCCGAGGCCCTTGGAGAGCGCCACCATCACCGTGGCCGCGGGCGCGGCGAGGTCGGCGAGCGAGTGGCCGGTGGCGACGGAGGCGTTGGGCAGGCGCGCGCCGTCCAGGTGCACGCGGATTCCGCGTTCGCGGGCTACGTCGGCCACGGCCCGCATCTGCGCGAGGGGCAGCACGCGGCCGCCGGCGCTGTTATGCGTGTTCTCCAGGCAGAGCATGGAGGTCTGCGTCACGTACGGTGACTTCGGCCGGATCGCTTCCGCAGCCAGCTCGGGGGTGAGCAGCCCGTCCGCCGTGAAGACGGCGCGGAGGGAGATGCCGCCCCACGCGGCCGCGGCGGCCTCCTCGTAGTTGAGGATGTGCCCGCCGGAGTCGATCACCGCCTCGGTGCCGGGCTGCCCCAGGACGAGCATGGCCGTCTGGTTCGCCATGATGCCGCTGGGGAAGAAGAGCGCGCGCTCCTTGCCCAGCAGCTCGGCCGCGTACCGCTCCAGCTCCGCGGCGGTGGGGTCGTCGCCGAGCACCGCGTCGCCCACCTCGGCCTCAGCGATGGCGCGGCGCATCTGCGGAGACGGGCGGGTGACGGTGTCGGAGCGGAGGTCGACGGCGGCGGCCTGGTCGTGCGGCATCCTTGGATCTTCCGGTACGGGGCGTTTCATCCCCCGCCGGACGACAGGAGGAGAGGTGGATGCGAAATACTCCACTCCGCCCCGCCTGACAAGGGATGCGGCCCGCGCTCCATGATCTACCCTCGTGACCTTGCCCTCACCGCACCCCGAGCCTCCGCCAAGACGCATCGCCAGCGTCTGCAAGTGGACGGAGAGTACGCCAGCGCCGCACAGAATACAGCACACGACGGCGCAAAGCAAGCCTTTCGATCCGCCGATCGATTTCCGTCAGCTACCACCCATCTGCGGAGAACAGCAGGGTAGGCGACTCTCAACCACCCCGGCCGATACGCGAAGATGCGAGGCAGCCGGATGAGCCGCCTCGCATCTCTCGATACATCAACCGCTTACTTGTCGGCGGAGCCGGGCTCGGCGAGCTTGCGGTGCTGGTCTGCCTTCACCGTCTCGGGCGTGACCTGCGCGAGCGTGGACTGCACCTTGTTCTTGAAGGCGCCCGCGACCACGTGGTCCTTGCCCGCCATCATGGCGTCGAAGCCCTGATGCGCGACCTCGGCGGGATCGTCCTTCTTCCCCGCGCCGACCTTGGTGTCGTCCATCCCCGCGCGGTGGAAGAAGTTCGTGTCCGTGGGCCCGGGCTGGAGCGCCGTGATGGTGACGCCGCTGTCGCGCACCTCGTTGCGCAGAGCCTCGGCGAAGCTGAGCACGAACGCCTTGGACGCGCCGTACACCGCCTCGAACGGCGCCGGCATCTCTGCCGCGATCGAGGCGGTGATGAGGATGCGGCCCTGCCCGCGCGCGACCATATCCCCCAGCACGTGCTTGGTAAGATGGACGACGGAGGTGACGTTGAGGGCGATCAGGTTCAGCTCGGCGTCCAGGTCCGTCTCCAGGAAGGGCCCGCCCACGCCCACGCCGGCGTTGATGGCGATGGCGTCTACCGGCTGTCCCGCAGCCTGGATCGCGCCGACGAGCGTGTGGACGCCGTCGTGAGTGGCTAGGTCCGCGCGGACGGTGTCGACCGTGGCACCGAGCGCCCGGACCTGCGCGGCGGCCGGTTCCAGCCCCTCCCCCGCGGAGGTGACCAGCAGGTCGTAGCCGTTCCCGGCGAACACCTTCGCCAGCTCCAGCCCGATGCCGCTGGACGCGCCGGTGACGACGGCGAAGGGACGGCCCGCCTTGTTGTCGATCTCGCTCATCGATGCATGCTCCTCACGTTTCCCCGGCTCGCGCGCGGCCCTCGCCTGCGCCGGTCCGGGTGTGCTCACGTGCGAGCCGCCTACGCACGGACCAGACCGCCGCGTCCAGGGATTGTCTCACCTCCGCCCGCGTGTGGCATCGGTCCCCGCCTCACCGCCTGGGGAGGGCACTCACGCCGAACCCGCCGAGCGACGTGAGGAAGGCGCGGGCGAACGGCGAACGCTCGATCGCGGCCTCGTCCAGCCTCGTGCTCCACTGCAGGCCGTCGCTGTTGGCGAGAAGGATCAGCGTGACGTGCTCGTCCGGCACCTTGAGATAGAGGGCGGAATAGGCGCCCTCCCACAGGCCGGTGTGCCAGACGACGCGGTGCCCGGCGACGTCCTTCGCGAACCAGCCCAGGCCGTAGGGCAGCCCGGCCCCGGACGGCCCGCGTCCCGGCGTCCACATCGCCTCGCGCGAGGCTTCGGAGACGAGCCTGCCGTCGTCCAGCGCGATGTCGAAGCGTGCCATGTCGCTCGCGGTGGAGACAACGCCGCCCGCAGCACCGTCGCCCTGCGGCGGCGGCTCCGGCGAGCGGACGAGCGCGCCGGTGCTGTCCACGTGGTACGGCTGCGCCTTGTCCGCCGCGAGGTCCGGGCGCAGCGGCAGCCGGCGGTGGATGCGAGCCGACCTCGTCATCCCCGCCGGTCCGAACACGTACTCCGCGACGAGGTCGGAGAACGGCGTGCCGGCCACCTGCGCCATCGGCCGCGACGCCCACGAGTACGACGCAGGATTGTAGAAGAAGCGCGTGCCGACGTCGCCGTTCGCCTGCATGGAGAGCACGTGGCGCAGCGTGAGCGGCTGGCTGTCGCAGTGGTAGTCGTGGAAGAAGATGCCGCCGCCCTGGCGCACGTCGGTGCAGAACTCCGCAAAGCCGTCGTACGTGCTCATCCGCCGGTCCAGGTCCAGCTTGCCCATCTCCACCAGCCGCATGGCCACCACGGCCGAGACGGGCTTCGTGACG from the Longimicrobiaceae bacterium genome contains:
- the recA gene encoding recombinase RecA is translated as MAAATELSSDNKAKALTSAISQIEKAYGKGSIMRMGINAPVVKVQVIPTGAINLDAAIGIGGIPRGRITEIYGPESSGKTTLCLHVIANAQKSGGVAAFIDAEHALDIGYAKKLGVDVDNLLVSQPDTGEQGLEIAEVLVRSAAVDVVVIDSVAALVPRAEIEGEMGDSHVGLQARLMSQALRKLTGAINRSNTTVIFTNQIREKIGVMFGSPETTTGGRALKFYASLRIDIRRIGSIKDKEVLVGNKTRAKIVKNKVAPPFKQAEFDIMFNVGIDHYGIVVDLGVETEVIQKSGAWFSYGDVRLGQGRENVKAFLQDNPDLAAEIETKVKDTLGMNGIAATDDGATD
- a CDS encoding SDR family NAD(P)-dependent oxidoreductase, with amino-acid sequence MSEIDNKAGRPFAVVTGASSGIGLELAKVFAGNGYDLLVTSAGEGLEPAAAQVRALGATVDTVRADLATHDGVHTLVGAIQAAGQPVDAIAINAGVGVGGPFLETDLDAELNLIALNVTSVVHLTKHVLGDMVARGQGRILITASIAAEMPAPFEAVYGASKAFVLSFAEALRNEVRDSGVTITALQPGPTDTNFFHRAGMDDTKVGAGKKDDPAEVAHQGFDAMMAGKDHVVAGAFKNKVQSTLAQVTPETVKADQHRKLAEPGSADK
- a CDS encoding GntG family PLP-dependent aldolase, which codes for MPHDQAAAVDLRSDTVTRPSPQMRRAIAEAEVGDAVLGDDPTAAELERYAAELLGKERALFFPSGIMANQTAMLVLGQPGTEAVIDSGGHILNYEEAAAAAWGGISLRAVFTADGLLTPELAAEAIRPKSPYVTQTSMLCLENTHNSAGGRVLPLAQMRAVADVARERGIRVHLDGARLPNASVATGHSLADLAAPAATVMVALSKGLGAPMGSVLAGDAETMERAWRVRRRLGGGIRQAGMMAAGALYALRNNFPLLAADHQRAKQLAEAVAALPGVSAPVPETNIVMVDLNDARLAPADVLGALERRGTRMTQFGPRRLRAVTHMDVDDAGIARAAAAWAEVVGELTA
- a CDS encoding serine hydrolase domain-containing protein yields the protein MRISADEIARFSATVDSLRMAVRIPGLSVAVVADGRVVLGRGFGYADVEARRPMTEHTPLPIASVTKPVSAVVAMRLVEMGKLDLDRRMSTYDGFAEFCTDVRQGGGIFFHDYHCDSQPLTLRHVLSMQANGDVGTRFFYNPASYSWASRPMAQVAGTPFSDLVAEYVFGPAGMTRSARIHRRLPLRPDLAADKAQPYHVDSTGALVRSPEPPPQGDGAAGGVVSTASDMARFDIALDDGRLVSEASREAMWTPGRGPSGAGLPYGLGWFAKDVAGHRVVWHTGLWEGAYSALYLKVPDEHVTLILLANSDGLQWSTRLDEAAIERSPFARAFLTSLGGFGVSALPRR